Sequence from the Dehalococcoidia bacterium genome:
TCCTTTAGCACCTGACGGGGCGCGTCTTCCAGAAGTAGTTGTGCACGCCGCGGTCGTAATAGAGTTTCCGGAATGTCGTCTCGACCTCTGTACCGACATCCAGCTTCGCGCCGCCGCGGTCGGTCATATCGAATATGCCGCGTCCGCCGCCGACCCAGTCGATGACCGTTACGGTGGTGGGCGGATCGTTGCTGTCCGCGAGGTTATCCTCGGTGTAGGTGAATATCTTGGCCTTGCGGCCGGAGAACTTGTAAGGCTCCATCTGGTCGATGGCCTGGCAGTCCACGCAGACCCTGAGCGGGGTCAGGTAGCCGTAGCTTCCGCCCTGGCTGAACTGCGGGGTATTGCACGCCTTGCACTTGACGCCGTACAGCGCGAGGGCGATCCTCTTGTCGCGCCTCAATGTCGACAGAGATGTCGGCGACTGCTCGGAGCGTCTCGCCTTCTCCAGCGGCACTATTTTGCGCCAGCGCAGGTAGCGGTCGTTATTTTCGAGCATCTTCTTGGCGGCCAGGTGTTTCTTCACGCCGCGCCGCGGTGAAAGCTTGGTTATCGCGTCGGTCACCTGCAGTATGAAGGCGTCCACGCCGTTGTTGTAGCTGGCCCAGAGGATCTTGTCTCCCGGCTTGGCCTCTTCCAGTGCCGCCACCAGCATCATCGTGGCATGTGCCGCGCCGATGTTGCCGACGGTCGCGAACAGGTTATCCTGAACCTGCTCGTCAGCCAGCTTCAGCTGTTTCGCCATCTGAGCGTGCCTTCTGCCCTCAAGGGTCGTATCGTACACGACCTTGGCGAAGTCGGCGGTTTTCATATCGTATTTCTTTAGAAGGCCCTTGATCCCCTTCTCCAGGATCTCTGAGTAACCCTTATCGTAGACCATGCGGTCTTCCCATGAGCGGATAAACTGCTCGCCCTCCGGGCGCCATATCCCCGAGAACTCGTCGGAGATATGATAGCTGCCCTCTATCGTCGCGATCACGTTCTCGCTGCCGATGAGTACTGCCGCCGCGCCGTCACCCAGCGCCATCTCGAAGTCGCCCGCCGGTGCCGCCATGCGGTGGTCCGATGTGGTGACCAGGATGTTCTTGACCGATCCCGCCGCGACCGCGTCGGCCGCGCAGGCGAACGCGGATGTGCCCGCCCTGAGCGTGTCGGTGACGTCCATGGTGCGCACGTCGTCGCGCAAATCGCAGGCTACGGCCAGAATACTGGCTCCCAGCCTCTCCATATACGTCTGGGTGGTGGTGGCAAAAAATAAACCGTCGACTTTCTTGGGGTCTATACCCGTCAAACAGTCGGCGGCTGCTTCCTGTGCCATTGTTACGCTGTCTTCATCGAAGTTGCAAACGGCGCGCTCACCCGGCATTTTCGCGCCGCCCCA
This genomic interval carries:
- a CDS encoding 3-oxoacyl-[acyl-carrier-protein] synthase III C-terminal domain-containing protein; this translates as MAVGITSYGAYIPLYRMSRDVFYKAWGGAKMPGERAVCNFDEDSVTMAQEAAADCLTGIDPKKVDGLFFATTTQTYMERLGASILAVACDLRDDVRTMDVTDTLRAGTSAFACAADAVAAGSVKNILVTTSDHRMAAPAGDFEMALGDGAAAVLIGSENVIATIEGSYHISDEFSGIWRPEGEQFIRSWEDRMVYDKGYSEILEKGIKGLLKKYDMKTADFAKVVYDTTLEGRRHAQMAKQLKLADEQVQDNLFATVGNIGAAHATMMLVAALEEAKPGDKILWASYNNGVDAFILQVTDAITKLSPRRGVKKHLAAKKMLENNDRYLRWRKIVPLEKARRSEQSPTSLSTLRRDKRIALALYGVKCKACNTPQFSQGGSYGYLTPLRVCVDCQAIDQMEPYKFSGRKAKIFTYTEDNLADSNDPPTTVTVIDWVGGGRGIFDMTDRGGAKLDVGTEVETTFRKLYYDRGVHNYFWKTRPVRC